One window from the genome of Hydractinia symbiolongicarpus strain clone_291-10 chromosome 1, HSymV2.1, whole genome shotgun sequence encodes:
- the LOC130649362 gene encoding uncharacterized protein LOC130649362 yields the protein MTEQTINTRSKKPNLSQKDIALKYCKLGVDQNGFIKKWIHINIGYGVFTERPFKKGDFLLEYAGTFMSYEDGERQFEEKKTGDSFFYFFQGNEKNDWHCIDGSTSNQNGKFVNDSLHGNSVMRKINCSKSDIRLCLFASKDILEGTELRYNYGDDEDIWWRKEGSFNKPLNIQAIENNSCEMESNDELDVFHWTKYKDLQSVPCEVVKVLVEKCEETLKGIFTGKEWRKRCDIYKQRGRARESLTNDVRFGAFTKEQIDVIVKTLLKIFCPNNSTKNFDFVFKVLLPETVTLIYSRVNEISVEEAEEQVSNVGISVLKEGSDSDDGSNKKSKEHSGTRSRLL from the exons ATGACAGAGCAAACAATAAAT ACTCGGTCAAAGAAACCTAATTTAAGCCAAAAGGATATTGCATTAAAGTACTGTAAATTAGGTGTTGACCAAAATGGGTTCATTAAGAAGTGGATTCATATCAATATtg GTTATGGTGTTTTTACTGAGCGTCCTTTTAAAAAGGGAGATTTTTTGCTTGAGTATGCTGGCACTTTTATGTCATATGAAGATGGTGAAAGGCAGTTTGAGGAAAAGAAAACTGGAGACTCATTTTTCTACTTCTTCCAAGGAAACGAGAAAAATGATTGGCACTG TATTGATGGATCAACTTCTAACCAAAAtggaaaatttgtaaatgaCTCACTACATGGAAATTCTGTTATGAGAAAGATTAATTGTAGCAAAAGCGATATTAGACTCTGCTTATTTGCATCAAAAGATATATTGGAAGGAACGGAATTAAGGTATAATTATGGAGACGATGAAGATATCTGGTGGAGGAAAGAG GGTTCATTCAACAAACCACTTAATATTCAA GCGATTGAAAATAATTCATGTGAA ATGGAGTCGAATGATGAATTAGATGTATTTCACTGGACTAAATAcaa GGACCTTCAATCCGTACCATGTGAAGTAGTAAAAGTTCTGGTTGAAAAGTGTGAAGAAACATTAAAGGGAATATTTACTGGAAAG GAATGGCGAAAACGATGTGATATTTACAAACAAAGAGGCCGAGCTAGAG aaTCTCTTACAAATGATGTTCGTTTTGGTGCATTTACAAAAGAGCAAATTGATGTGATTGTAAAAACTTTGTTGAAGATTTTTTGTCCAAATAACAGTACAAAG AACTTTGATTTCGTGTTTAAAGTTCTTTTGCCAGAGACCGTGACACTTATATACAgtcgtgtaaatgagatatcaGTGGAAGAG gcTGAAGAACAAGTTAGCAATGTTGGAATTTCTGTCTTAAAGGAAGGTAGTGATTCCGATGatggatcaaataaaaaaagtaaagaacaTTCAGGTACACGAAGTCGTTTATTATAG